TTAAGCAgagttgcccaaagtcacaaacaCTTCAGAGTAAACCAAGTAAGGGTGACTCAAGACCTCATCCACACACTTGTCTTTTCTGACAAATTTTGGTTATGAATTAAAGTGAGAAACGGTTGTTATTAATAAACATCATTTGCATGAGTCGAGTTCAAACTATGCTCGAGACATTTAACTCAACTCACATTATTGTTCAATGAAAGATTATGAAGCAAAAGCTGTACCTGAATCTGCGGTATACAATTTTTAGGTGCCTCATTCTACCAGTACCCgtggtatttcttcttttagcCTTGGCACTCCAGTTATCTAAAACACAAATTCAGGTAAGATTCCAAATTGTTTTTCCCACACATCTCATACATGTTGTTGGTCAAGATCGTTAAGAGGGCTTCATCAGGTTTTAAATCCACTTCACTGACATACCAAACACAGTCAGAACTCTGCAAACAAAAACTGTTGCTAACCTCAAGATTCATTGCCAACAATCGGCCTAAAAACATGCTACTTACACTTTCTCTTGCGCTTGGCAGGGTAGCCACATTTTCCACAAGTGGACTTCTGAAGGTGGTAGGCCTTAGAGCCACAGCGGCGGCACAATGTGTGCGTCTTATTGCGACGCTTTCCAAACGATGACGTCCCCTTTGTCTGCAAATTAAAGGGAATAAACAGTAAACAATTCTGCAATCTAGCAATTTCCATACATATCCTGATTTCAGGGAAAAGCAACTACTTATAAACTTTAAAAGATGAAGGGATGAAACTGGGGAGTGTCCaacttttaataaatgttaaatcgGGCATCACTACTGGCACTGCATTAGCCAAAGTCTTCCGCAGGAGTCACTGTATTCTGATATCTGCTATTTCATTttggagaaaaaggaagacacaGTGAAAGACGAAAGAACATTATCTTTCCACCTACTCCAAAGCCAGTCACAGACAACGAATTCCTTTCTCTTACTCAAGAGTCAAACTCCCAAACCACGCTTCTTTCCCCAGATCCCATTCCAGGCCAGCCGAGTTGAATAGGCCCCCCAAAGGGCAGTCAGGAGCACAGGACGAAGAGCGGCTCCACCTCCACAAGCGCGGGCTGGTAACCCCGTTCCCAGCTAGGAGCCATTCCTCTGGCTCTTGAGTGTCCTAGCGTGTCCCCTTCCTACCCACCGGTTTCCCTTATCCGGGACCTTGTCGGCCCCTCTCGGACTGTAAGCAGAAGGGCACAGGGAACAAAGATGGAAAGCGATTCAAAAGGTGCCCGAAACCAACTCACCATCTCGTCTCTGCAGCCAAGACCAAAGAGGCCGGAAGAACAGGCACTTCCGGTAAATCGTGCTCAGAAGCTTCCGCCCAAAGGGGCACTTCCTGCGGAGCGCGGTGCGGCGCTCTCAAGCGTCCGGCGACACAGTGTGGGTGGAGTCAAGAGCAGACTACGGAGGCCAGGCGGGGCCAATCGGGTTTCAGCGCCTGGCGTGGGGACCTGGATTCTCAACTTGCTTAGGACTGATGGGCGTGGCTCCGCATGGGCTTGGCGCAGAACCACCTTTAGGAGGGTGTTCGGCTTTCCGCGCTGCTGAGTCAGATCTGCTGTGCTTCGCGGATTTAGGTTCTCGAGTCGCGTGGAAGAACCTGGCTCATGGGGATGGCCCAGCTCGGGAGTACCCCCGCCAACTTAGCGTCCTCGGCGTTATGTGTAGTGATCGGGATGGGAATGGAATTCTGACCGGGTAGAAACCACCTTTTCCAGGTTTTTCCTCACTCTGGATCCGGTAGCTTTGGGCTGATGCTGACCTTCGCGTCGTTAGGGGTAGGGAGACACCGACTGGTCCTCGAGGAACTGTAGCTCAGAATCTAAAGGGAAAAGCAAATAATGGTTTTCCTACGATGGTTATTTAGTGACAAATGGGTTGATCCCAAATTTAACTGTGCCAACGTGGCATATGTTCAATACAGTTTTCTGTACCCTCTCGTCAGGAAATCTGATTCCGCAGTTTTGGGTTGGGGCCTGAAAGTCTGTTTTTAAAAACCGCTTTCTAGACAGCCTTGAAATTGGTGGTCCACAGACCACTTCGATAAAGGCTAACATTTGTAACCTCTTATCCAAAAAAAGTCCCCATTCTCGCAAGCAGTACAAGAAATATTCAGATATTTAAGAGTTAATAGGGAAAACCGATCCCAAATAACCATATAATCTGCAAACTTTCTAAAGCAAGCTAAGAATTCTTGGCCTGTCTCATGCAAAATATTAGCTATCATCTAGGAATCAAGAGTTTTAATTTTGACAGGTTAGCAGTTGAGTAATGCCTAATAGTTGAATTTGTTCTAGGGCTGGGAATAGAAAGATGTACAGGACatagtccctgtcctcatggatgTGGTTAATGGGTCAGAGAGGGAAGACTAAAATTCAAGGAAGACTTTCTGGACTAGAGGTTTTAGTTTCTCATTGCTTCTATATCAAATCAcaaatttagtggtttaaaacaacctaaatttattatcttacagttttgctAGTCAGAAGTTGGAGATGGATCTACTAGGCAAAAAATTAAAGTGTTCTATCATGATTAGAGGCAAGTGCATTGATTCCAAAcaagggctgtgttcctttctggagccTTTAGtggagaatctgttttctttccttttttagcaGCTAGAGGCTGCTACATTACTTGGCTTGTtgtcttcttccatcttcaaagccagcaatagtCTCTCACGTCACATCATTCTGACTCTTCTTTTCCGCGGTTTCCTTCtgtccttgtgattacattgatcCCACCAGGATAATTTC
Above is a genomic segment from Choloepus didactylus isolate mChoDid1 chromosome 11, mChoDid1.pri, whole genome shotgun sequence containing:
- the RPL37 gene encoding 60S ribosomal protein L37, whose protein sequence is MTKGTSSFGKRRNKTHTLCRRCGSKAYHLQKSTCGKCGYPAKRKRKYNWSAKAKRRNTTGTGRMRHLKIVYRRFRHGFREGTTPKPKRAAVAASSSS